Genomic DNA from Macadamia integrifolia cultivar HAES 741 chromosome 6, SCU_Mint_v3, whole genome shotgun sequence:
TCTGGGTCATCCAATTCAGTGTTGTTTTAGCGAAACATTTTTCTCTCACTTAATATACAGACACATTgatacaataccgatacttaCAACCATGTTATCCCAAATCTCAGTTATGGTTTTAAGAAATGGTATCAGATTGATTATATAGGTAGATTGTTCGGCAGTAGAAAAGTGGCATGTAGAAAAACCATGTGTAGCTAAGTCATGATGTTAAGATGAGTGtgtaacaaaattaaaaaagataaCGTAAGAAATTAATATGCCGACACACTGATACAATACTGATACTTACAACTATTTTGTCCAAAGTCTTTTTAGGGATTGGTATCAGATTGATTATATAAGTAGAATGTTGGACAGTTGAGAAGTGGCATATAGAAAAACTATGTATAGCTAAGTCATGATGTTAAAGATGAGTGTGCaacaaaattaagaaatataacGTAAGAAATTAATATACCTACACTGATACAATACCGGTACTTACAACTATGTTATCCCAAGTATTTCTAGGGATTGGTATTAGATTGAGGTAGAATGTTGGACAGTTGAAAAATGGCATATAGAAAAACTACGTGTAGCTAAGTTATGATGGTAAGATGAGTTTGCAACAAAATTAGGAAGGATAACATAAGAAATTAATATATTAGAGTTGTTTTAATATGCAAAAGTCATTTTATCTGATTCATATTCAATGGGCTAAAAGAGAAAGATCCATATTGTTGACCCTTTTAAGTGGGATTCTCTTTTAACTTATTGAGTTGTATGATGCATACAGTTTATGAGTTGCACAGTCAAGTGATTCAGTTGCTGTTGCCGTCTTTGGTGGGATGCGGTTCACCCAAGTTCGCTTCTATCTTTTTTCTGGATTACACATAATGGGTTGGTTAGTTTGTTCATCGTCTGGAGATAGAAGCAGAGGATTTATCGATTACCACCTAACCAGAAAGGAAAGACAGACGGGGAAGAAGGAGCAGATCACCATGAAAGTGATACGGTAGGATAGAGACGTTCTTCTCTACAAGTCAGAgggatttatttaatttattttgttattttatttgggtgaAGTGCGGGTCCCACCAGTCGGTGCGTTACCGTCTCTATTCGTATAATAGTGAAAATGGTACAGTTGGCTGATGGGTATTCTCCggggaagaagagaagcagGGCTGCAATGACTGAGAGCGATTCCTTCCCTGTTCTTAACGATGATGATTCCTTTTCCATTATCGAGCACAAAGCCTATGCCAGAGTTGGTTTCCTTGGAAACCCTAGCGATGTTTATTTCGGTCGGACCATTTCTTTCAGTCTCGGCAATTTCTTTGCTTCTGTTCGGTTGGAGCCTTCTGACGATCTCATCATCAGTCCTCACCCCCACCATGATCTTGTTCAGTTCAAATCCTTATATCAAATggtttgctctctctctctctctctctctctctctgagatgATCTCTAGTTATTAAACTCTTTTCTTTGTGATTTGAACTGAGGCGATCACTTGTAGTTTTTTATTAGTTATTCCAAACTGTGTTTACCAATTGTTTAGGCTTTGTTTCGTATTCATTTTTTGATTCATTCTGGACCAAGAACTTGTTCTGAATTGTAAAAACCGTTGCTTTTAGTAAACAATCCAATCTCAAATCCTTAGAATGCAGCCCATTCTAGAATGCGATTTTTATCCCATTCCACATTCTCATTTTCCAGCTTGAGTCTCGAGTCACCACTCACCACTCCCGAGCCTTGACATCAATATTCCATTGCTGTTGAAGAAGGCCTCGATAAGGCTACCCTTGAGAGCTTACCAAAGGTCCTATGCTTCCAATCCAGGCTCCCCGTGGCAGAGGTACTCCTGATGTCTAGTCGGCCTGGATGAGAGCAAGGTTTTCGTGCGTAAATAACTTCCAAGCCAATGTCAGCATCTTCTCCCTCACCCACTTACTGAGGAGGTTCATTCGACAAATTCTCAGAAGTTATGCATGAATTGCTCGATGAAATgctaaaaagaaagaaagaatgcaAGCATTCTAAAATCAAGAATGCACTTTAGAAGAACATGTATCCGAACAATGCTCTATTCTCAGTTAAGAAGTGCATTATGCATTTTGGGAATGGGAATGCATACAAAACATAGCCTTAAATAGGTTGTTGAGTAACTATATTATCTATTTGTCTCTGTAAGTTTATGGTAGGACATCtattttgaatttggtttttGAAACATTTCCTGTTGCTGTAATTACAAAATTCCTTTCTATGTAATACACCACTGATCATAGGCATAAGGTGGGAAATGGACAACCATCCGAATGTAATTGCATAATGCCTTCCTCAGATATgctgtttttcttttgggaagCCATAAACCTGGGCTCTCCCGCTTGGAGAAATGAGTTACAATATCCTGATGCATTTAAGGTTGTTAGAATTGCTTGCAGCAGCAAAAGGAATGTATGTATTCTTCCTTGTGGACATATGTATTCGACTCTCGAATTATCCACTTCACTCCAGCTAAGGTGAGGATTGCACTGTGGCTGAGGGATTAAAAGTTTGGAGCTGGCCATCCATCTAGTTAGTTGCATGACACAAGGTGGCATAGAAACTAAAATACAAGACATCTTTCCATTCAGTTTATTGATTAAGTAGTCTACACAGCAAGAAAACTCTTGGGTTGGATTTTTTGTACTTTGCGTTTGTCTACATTGCCCTGAACAAGGCAACTCTTATATTAAATTATTTTCCCTTAGCTCAAGGTTTTCTTGTATGCATGGTGTTATTTCTCATGCTCTAATGAAACAGCTTAATTGACTACAGCATTCAATTTTAAAGTTGTTACTCCATCTTTGAACCTcaaatatgtaaaatatttcATGCTAAAGTTCCTTTGCAAATATTTTCTGCTCTTATTCCAAGCTATTCTTTGGCATGTAGTAGTTCTGTCATGAATGTCAGTATCTGTATGTGATCgcttttaaattttcatttcatcaGCATGCTTACAGATTTATCTTGTAGGTGAATCGCTTACAAAATGAAGGTTATTATGGAGGGGTGCGCCTACTTATGGCGATTTGTAAAGGTTTTTACAATCACTGTAAAGACAACAATATTGAACTCAATGGTGGGAACTTCAAGATGTCATATGAAACCAATATTCCTCGTCAGGTAAAGGTTTACTGCAActatcttttttttgggtgggaggTTGAAAACAACAATGTTGAGTTGAAAAAGAACTGTTGATGCCATATACCTGCTAGTGAAAAGTCCTTGCTGTAGTAATGTGAACATATATTTTTGAAGCTTGCAGTATTGTTTCCTATCTCATCAACAACTAAAAAGAACTGTTGATGCCATGTACCTGCTAGTGAAAAGTCCTTGCTGTAGTAATGTGAACATATACTTTTGAAGCTTGCAGTATTGTTTCCTATCTCATCAACAACtgaaaaaaatcttattttggGAAATGCCATGCTAATGTTATGAAGTAGAATGATTGGTCCGTAGGATGTTATTCATGAAGGTGGATTCTATGGGAATTGGGAAGGAACAACTTATTTCAGCATATGTGATTCTGCTGCGAGCACATGATTTCTTTGCGGGAATatacaagaaaaatataataaatataataataatgaaaggaCTAGGAAGAATGTTTCCTTTGTTAAAAAAACCCTAGGTTACACCTAGGTTTGGTAATGCATCCACTATAGCTTGCATGGCCTTGACATTTTGGTGTATGAGACAAGGCAACTGCTTATTTACTAACCAATAAGGTGGCTTCTTTCCTTATCTTGTGCTTCCAAGAACACTCAGTAACACTATTCCTGTAATTCTCATGAGGttctaattgaaaattttgtagCTATTGCAGAATAGTCTTAATTTCTGTTTCATTCATCCATTGGTTCTGAGAATTTCTTAAGAAATTTAcccatttctatttttatttttcatatattttatgAGGCAAACAAAGGCTATATAAAACTAGGCATTTCCTTCAGCaaattttacctaaaaaaaaaaaaatccgagaccatcccattgtttttgtttttaattattattatgatttttttatagaTTTAGAGAAGTCATTAATTGTGGCTTTTGGTGGTCCAACGGTCTAACAAAAAGGTACGAATGTTTTGACTTGGTGGTCAAGTAgccgaaacagcctctcgacattcttggggtaaggctgcacCGGGGGACCTCGCACATGggggagcctcatgcaccgggtacacccttttttattaATCGTGGCTTTTGGTGGTCCAAAAGGAGTATTGGAAAATCAAATCAGGGTTTCTAACTattagaggggggggggaagataaGTGTGGTCCCCGAAGTatctatttcttctccttctccttcgccTTTTTGGGTTGGGAGGGGGCTGATGAACTATAATCTCTACAAAATCAAATCAGGGTTTCTAACTATTGGCTGCGCAATGAGGTGGTTTATGGACAAGGGGTGGGCTTAGGGGTAACAAACCCTAGTCCCTGCTGAATCAAATAAGGGTTTCATACACGTAGGTGGTGCAATGAGATGGTTTATGGGATAAGAGTGCTCCAGATGTTTAAAATCATGGTTCTGAGCACCAGTTCTTCTGTTGAGCTTTTTTCTCAGCATTGTTACCATTTTTCGTCACCTATAAAGAAAGCAGGGagtttaattaatattttttagcTACTCCTTATTTTGTCCTTCCTCCATTCCATTAtatgtaatctttatttttttcagctGTATCTGATATTAATGAGGACAAAGGAAGAGTGATACAATTGGTGGTGCTATTCTAGCTTTGCCAATCCAGGGACACTCTTAGTCAAATCACCCACTTTTGTCTTTTAGTACCAATTAAATTGCATTTCCTCTTACCATCAAAGCAAAAAAAGAACAGGGTTTGATCTAACTTTTGTTCGTTCATCTATAATGTGTCAACTGAACCAAAATGACCTTGTATCTGAAACTTATCAGTAGGCAAGTTTTCAAGCTCAAGCATCATATATTCAACTCTAGTGGAGATGTCATAGCATGTTTATCTCTCTGTTTACTAGATTTTATAGCATGTTTATCTCTCTTTTGGAAATCAGGATAGGTCTACCAATAGAATGTTTTTTTTAACTGTTGGAGTGTCAGTTGGAGTCAAAATTCAGATGATATATCTATCCAATTGATATGTATTTCTTCTTTACCACTAATAGATCAATTCCTGTTTCGGTTTGCTGCATGCATATTGCAAAACATGCCCCCTTCCCTGCTGGTGTATATTTGGCCAATCCACCAGCTGGCATTACGGTGGGAAAAAATTAAGACATTACTTTTTCTATTACAAAACATAGATATGATTGCATCTCAAAACtgcacattttattttttgattttctttttcaaatcccATACAGTTTAGATACTGTGTTACTTGAAAAGTTTATTACTTCAAAAATTTATCTTTCTCTATTGCTCtttacttttttcttcttttagatAGATCTGTGGCACTTGTAGTCTAGGTTATAATCacattggtcatttttaatagCATGTGTAGTCTTTGTTTTATATTAGGACAATATTTTCTCACAGGAGCTCATGTGAGTGCCTTTAGTTATTTATTATCCATCAGATGGATGAAGTAGGGCCTAATATTTTTCACACTTCAGACAGGACTTTCAGGTTCCAGTGCCATTGTTTGTGCTGCCCTGAACTGCCTCCTTGACTTCTATAAAGTCCGGCATCTGGTTAAAGTTGAGATCAGGCCTAACCTCATACTTGATGCAGAGAAGGAGCTTGGAATTGTGGCTGGACTTCAAGACCGGGTTGCACAGGTCTATGGGGGACTTGTTTACATGGTACTAAGTGTTTAAGTTGTGATACAGACACCTAATCTAATTGTCATTTGATTATAAATTCCCAATTGTCTCAACATTGATATGTTGCAGGATTTTAGCAAGGAATATATGGATGACTTGGGGCATGGCGTTTATACACCTATGGATCTCAgtattcttcctcctctctatCTCATTTATGCTGAAAATCCTAGTGATTCGGGGAAGGTTTGGCTTCTGTTATTATCTTCCTAATCTCTCTTcttaactctttttttcttctatatttttatttttaatttttaaatttttaaataatcaaTAGATGCACAGATCTGGCCTTGTAATGGGTGTGCATAACTGGggttatttctgttttgttgttGCTGCACTACACACATCGGGGACTGCTGTGGTGGGAGTTGGGTCAAGCTAAAATTCTGCTTATTTACTAATGTAGCGTTGATGTAATATTCTTGGGAAGGGATGCATTGTTTAATAACCTAGATTGAAGAGTGACTTGAGAAAATTCGCCTAATCATCCTATCCTAGGATATTTTGATTGTCTTCAAAATATTTCGAAATTTGATTCTTAAGAGTTTAGATAATGCATTGTTCCACTTATCACTTTGGGTCCCCAGAAAGGGGTTTGGGAGTGGAGaagtttcattttttacattttgGTAACTGGTTAtcattttcttgtatcatatgaattaattttctattttgaaatGGATCCTTCATAAAATACTTGTTAATGCAGGTACATAGTACTGTTCGCAAAAGGTGGCTTGACGGCGATGAGTTTataatatcatcaatgaaagaaGTTGCTAATGTTGCTTTAGAAGGCCGTACAGCCTTACTTAAAAAGGACTTCACCAGACTTGCAGAACTTATTAATCGTAATTTTGATCTTCGAAggtaaaaaaattctattaCATCCAGAAGCTTGtggtatatataaatattagtTACTTTCAGTTAGCATTTATCTAAGATGTGCCCAGCAACATCCATGTAGAGTTGACTGACAGTTTTGGTTGGTGAGCTCAAAAGATTTCTGCGATACATAATTTGTCTTTATTCTTACACCCATTAACCAAATTGGTTTCTCTTTCAGCTCAGCTACAATGAAGTCCATTACAATTTTTTGCGCCTTCCACCCACCCTtatttttggcattcatattaCTAAACTTGTGTGTTCTGGTGCAACACAGGCAGATGTTTGGAGATGATGCCCTTGGTTCTGTGAATATTGAGATGGTGGAAGTAGCCAGAAGTGTGGGAGCAGCATCAAAATTTACTGGAAGTGGAGGAGCTGTAATTGCATTTTGTC
This window encodes:
- the LOC122081103 gene encoding glucuronokinase 1-like — its product is MVQLADGYSPGKKRSRAAMTESDSFPVLNDDDSFSIIEHKAYARVGFLGNPSDVYFGRTISFSLGNFFASVRLEPSDDLIISPHPHHDLVQFKSLYQMVNRLQNEGYYGGVRLLMAICKGFYNHCKDNNIELNGGNFKMSYETNIPRQTGLSGSSAIVCAALNCLLDFYKVRHLVKVEIRPNLILDAEKELGIVAGLQDRVAQVYGGLVYMDFSKEYMDDLGHGVYTPMDLSILPPLYLIYAENPSDSGKVHSTVRKRWLDGDEFIISSMKEVANVALEGRTALLKKDFTRLAELINRNFDLRRQMFGDDALGSVNIEMVEVARSVGAASKFTGSGGAVIAFCPDGPSQVKLLEDACQKAGFAFQPAVIVPSFLNDIDRKTLSSK